In one window of Stigmatopora argus isolate UIUO_Sarg chromosome 19, RoL_Sarg_1.0, whole genome shotgun sequence DNA:
- the xrn2 gene encoding 5'-3' exoribonuclease 2 isoform X1 → MGVPAFFRWLSRKYPSIVVHCVEEKSKECNGVRIPVDTTKPNPNEVEFDNLYLDMNGIIHPCTHPEDKPAPKNEDEMMVAIFEYIDRLFNIVRPRRVLYMAIDGVAPRAKMNQQRSRRFRASKEGVELTEEKARIREEVIQKGGYLPPEEIKERFDSNCITPGTEFMDNLAHCLRYYVADRLSKDPGWHNITVFLSDASVPGEGEHKIMDYIRRQRAQPYHDPNTHHCLCGADADLIMLGLATHEPNFTIIREEFKANKPRPCALCGQTGHEMIECQGVAREKRGEHDEFADSLPMSEQDFIFIRLSVLREYLVRELTMASLPFPFDFERSVDDWVFMCFFVGNDFLPHLPSLEIREGAIDRLVKIYKDVVHKTGGYLTENGYVNLERVEMIMEALGVAEDNIFKKRKEDADSFKRRMKDKRQRMKREQQGPSFITGGHFAPHALGRGRGPGAVENARQQAYDMRMDCNRDAAQNLKAMMKNGGGGNQSAGPSQDGTNRGVKRKADSDDEPEPEDNVRLWEDGWKQRYYKTKFDVEASDDGFRQKVVQSYVEGLCWVLRYYYQGCASWKWYFPFHYAPFASDFKNIEGMFSDFEKGTKPFKPLEQLMSVFPAASGNFLPETWRNLMTSTESSIIDFYPDDFALDLNGKKFAWQGVALLPFVDERRLRAALTAVYPDLTDEEERRNSLGSDMMFVRKSHPLSDFVLEFYNAESHEPTEVPADLCHGIQGTLSLDDNPILPDKILASPIPTLRDITKNCAVGVKFQDPQFAEDFVFKAVILPGAKIPTNVLKPGDWDRRENQPWRPQLGFNPNRQQAHLDQSGFRALGHSIRNQGGGGGGGGGQYSNTPPPGNYHRPGNFRSGHGGHQQDFQRSGSRSAAPAAFQHNPGFQRHQPQQQQQYRGGGGGGGGGGGWDRGMQSQRGAYQGNGGRGGYQQQGRSNWRGQPYQSHNRGGYSMPPQSGRYNWK, encoded by the exons ATGGGAGTCCCAGCTTTTTTCCGTTGGCTCAGTCGCAAATACCCCTCCATTGTTGTACATTGCGTGGAGGAGAAG AGCAAAGAGTGCAATGGAGTTCGGATCCCCGTCGACACCACCAAGCCAAACCCCAACGAGGTGGAGTTTGACAATCTGTACTTGGACATGAACGGCATCATTCACCCTTGCACGCATCCGGAAGACAA ACCGGCGCCCAAAAACGAGGACGAGATGATGGTGGCCATCTTCGAGTACATCGACCGTCTTTTCAACATCGTGCGTCCCAGGAGAGTCTTGTACATGGCCATCGATGGCGTG GCTCCGCGCGCCAAAATGAACCAACAGCGCTCCCGGCGCTTTCGCGCCTCCAAAGAAGGTGTCGAGCTGACCGAGGAGAAGGCCCGCATTCGGGAGGAGGTCATCCAGAAAG GAGGTTATTTGCCGCCTGAAGAGATCAAAGAGAGGTTTGATAGCAACTGCATCACACCa GGCACAGAGTTCATGGATAACCTGGCGCATTGTCTTCGCTACTACGTCGCCGACCGACTCAGCAAGGATCCTGGATGGCATAACATCACG gtCTTTTTGTCGGACGCCAGCGTCCCCGGCGAGGGCGAACACAAAATCATGGACTACATCAGGAGACAGAGAG CTCAGCCCTACCACGATCCCAACACACATCACTGCTTGTGCGGAGCGGACG CGGACTTGATCATGCTGGGTCTGGCCACCCACGAGCCCAACTTCACCATCATCCGGGAGGAGTTCAAAGCCAACAAGCCCCGCCCCTGCGCGCTGTGCGGACAAACAGGTCACGAAATGATAGAGTGCCAGGGCGTCGCCCGAGAGAAGCGTGGagag cacgATGAATTTGCAGACAGCCTCCCCATGTCAGAGCAGGATTTCATCTTCATCCGACTATCCGTGCTCAGAGAG TATCTGGTTCGGGAGCTGACCATGGCCAGCCTGCCCTTCCCCTTTGACTTCGAGAGGAGCGTGGACGACTGGGTCTTCATGTGTTTCTTCGTCGGGAACGACTTCCTCCCTCACCTGCCGTCTTTGGAAATCAG AGAGGGGGCCATAGATCGACTGGTGAAAATCTACAAAGACGTGGTGCACAAAACCGGA GGCTACCTGACGGAGAACGGCTACGTCAACCTGGAGCGTGTGGAGATGATCATGGAGGCGTTGGGCGTGGCCGAGGACAACATCTTCAAGAAACGCAAAGAGGACGCC GACTCCTTCAAGAGAAGAATGAAAGACAAACGACAGCGGATGAAG AGGGAGCAGCAAGGCCCCTCCTTCATTACCGGCGGCCATTTTGCACCGCACGCCCTGGGGAGAGGTCGCGGGCCGGGCGCCGTGGAAAACGCTCGCCAGCAAGCCTACGACATGAGGATGGACTGCAACAGG GATGCTGCTCAGAATCTGAAGGCCATGATGAAGAATGGCGGCGGAGGCAAC CAGTCGGCGGGCCCCAGCCAGGACGGGACCAACCGAGGCGTCAAGAGGAAAGCGGACAGCGACGACGAGCCCGAGCCGGAAGACAACGTCAG GTTGTGGGAAGACGGCTGGAAACAGCGCTACTACAAAACCAAGTTTGACGTGGAAGCGTCCGACGACGGCTTCCGGCAGAAAGTGGTTCAGTCCTACGTGGAGGGGCTTTGCTGGGTGCTGCGCTACTACTACCAG GGGTGCGCCTCCTGGAAGTGGTACTTCCCCTTTCACTACGCCCCCTTCGCCTCCGACTTCAAAAACATTGAAGGAATGTTTTCCGACTTTGAGAAAGGAACCAAACCG TTCAAGCCCCTGGAGCAACTGATGAGTGTGTTCCCCGCCGCCAGCGGCAACTTCCTCCCCGAGACGTGGCGAAACCTGATGACGAGTACC GAATCTTCCATCATTGACTTCTACCCCGACGACTTTGCCCTAGACCTGAATGGGAAAAAGTTTGCCTGGCAAG GCGTGGCCCTGTTGCCGTTTGTGGACGAACGGCGTCTGCGGGCGGCGCTGACCGCGGTCTACCCGGACCTCACCGACGAGGAAG AGAGGAGAAACAGTCTGGGAAGCGACATGATGTTCGTCAGGAAGTCTCACCCCTTGTCGGACTTTGTCCTGGAATTCTACAATGCGGAATCTCACGAG CCCACGGAGGTGCCCGCCGATCTCTGTCACGGAATCCAAGGTACACTATCTCTGGACGACAACCCCATCCTACCAGATAA GATCCTGGCCTCGCCCATCCCCACGCTGAGGGACATCACCAAGAACTGCGCCGTCGG agtcaAGTTCCAGGATCCCCAGTTTGCCGAGGACTTTGTCTTCAAAGCCGTCATCCTTCCCGGAGCCAA GATTCCCACAAACGTGTTGAAGCCGGGGGACTGGGATAGACGGGAGAACCAGCCGTGGAGACCCCAGCTGGGTTTCAACCCCAACAGGCAACAGGCTCACTTGGACCAGTCAGGCTTCCGAGCTCTGGG CCACTCCATCAGGAaccaaggaggaggaggaggaggaggaggaggccagTACAGCAACACCCCGCCTCCCGGCAATTACCACCGCCCCGGAAACTTCCGCTCCGGGCACGGCGGCCATCAGCAAGACTTCCAAC GCTCGGGTTCCCGATCGGCGGCGCCGGCGGCCTTTCAGCACAACCCTGGCTTTCAGCG GCATCAaccgcagcagcagcagcagtaccgcggcggtggcggtggcggtggcggtggcggtggctgGGACCGAGGCATGCAGTCGCAGCGGGGGGCGTACCAAGGAAACGGCGGTCGGGGTGGCTACCAGCAGCAAGGCAGAAGCAATTGGCGCGGGCAGCCCTATcag AGCCACAACAGAGGCGGTTACTCCATGCCACCGCAGTCCGGAAGATACAACTGGAAATGA
- the xrn2 gene encoding 5'-3' exoribonuclease 2 isoform X2 yields the protein MGVPAFFRWLSRKYPSIVVHCVEEKSKECNGVRIPVDTTKPNPNEVEFDNLYLDMNGIIHPCTHPEDKPAPKNEDEMMVAIFEYIDRLFNIVRPRRVLYMAIDGVAPRAKMNQQRSRRFRASKEGVELTEEKARIREEVIQKGGYLPPEEIKERFDSNCITPGTEFMDNLAHCLRYYVADRLSKDPGWHNITVFLSDASVPGEGEHKIMDYIRRQRAQPYHDPNTHHCLCGADADLIMLGLATHEPNFTIIREEFKANKPRPCALCGQTGHEMIECQGVAREKRGEHDEFADSLPMSEQDFIFIRLSVLREYLVRELTMASLPFPFDFERSVDDWVFMCFFVGNDFLPHLPSLEIREGAIDRLVKIYKDVVHKTGGYLTENGYVNLERVEMIMEALGVAEDNIFKKRKEDADSFKRRMKDKRQRMKREQQGPSFITGGHFAPHALGRGRGPGAVENARQQAYDMRMDCNRDAAQNLKAMMKNGGGGNSAGPSQDGTNRGVKRKADSDDEPEPEDNVRLWEDGWKQRYYKTKFDVEASDDGFRQKVVQSYVEGLCWVLRYYYQGCASWKWYFPFHYAPFASDFKNIEGMFSDFEKGTKPFKPLEQLMSVFPAASGNFLPETWRNLMTSTESSIIDFYPDDFALDLNGKKFAWQGVALLPFVDERRLRAALTAVYPDLTDEEERRNSLGSDMMFVRKSHPLSDFVLEFYNAESHEPTEVPADLCHGIQGTLSLDDNPILPDKILASPIPTLRDITKNCAVGVKFQDPQFAEDFVFKAVILPGAKIPTNVLKPGDWDRRENQPWRPQLGFNPNRQQAHLDQSGFRALGHSIRNQGGGGGGGGGQYSNTPPPGNYHRPGNFRSGHGGHQQDFQRSGSRSAAPAAFQHNPGFQRHQPQQQQQYRGGGGGGGGGGGWDRGMQSQRGAYQGNGGRGGYQQQGRSNWRGQPYQSHNRGGYSMPPQSGRYNWK from the exons ATGGGAGTCCCAGCTTTTTTCCGTTGGCTCAGTCGCAAATACCCCTCCATTGTTGTACATTGCGTGGAGGAGAAG AGCAAAGAGTGCAATGGAGTTCGGATCCCCGTCGACACCACCAAGCCAAACCCCAACGAGGTGGAGTTTGACAATCTGTACTTGGACATGAACGGCATCATTCACCCTTGCACGCATCCGGAAGACAA ACCGGCGCCCAAAAACGAGGACGAGATGATGGTGGCCATCTTCGAGTACATCGACCGTCTTTTCAACATCGTGCGTCCCAGGAGAGTCTTGTACATGGCCATCGATGGCGTG GCTCCGCGCGCCAAAATGAACCAACAGCGCTCCCGGCGCTTTCGCGCCTCCAAAGAAGGTGTCGAGCTGACCGAGGAGAAGGCCCGCATTCGGGAGGAGGTCATCCAGAAAG GAGGTTATTTGCCGCCTGAAGAGATCAAAGAGAGGTTTGATAGCAACTGCATCACACCa GGCACAGAGTTCATGGATAACCTGGCGCATTGTCTTCGCTACTACGTCGCCGACCGACTCAGCAAGGATCCTGGATGGCATAACATCACG gtCTTTTTGTCGGACGCCAGCGTCCCCGGCGAGGGCGAACACAAAATCATGGACTACATCAGGAGACAGAGAG CTCAGCCCTACCACGATCCCAACACACATCACTGCTTGTGCGGAGCGGACG CGGACTTGATCATGCTGGGTCTGGCCACCCACGAGCCCAACTTCACCATCATCCGGGAGGAGTTCAAAGCCAACAAGCCCCGCCCCTGCGCGCTGTGCGGACAAACAGGTCACGAAATGATAGAGTGCCAGGGCGTCGCCCGAGAGAAGCGTGGagag cacgATGAATTTGCAGACAGCCTCCCCATGTCAGAGCAGGATTTCATCTTCATCCGACTATCCGTGCTCAGAGAG TATCTGGTTCGGGAGCTGACCATGGCCAGCCTGCCCTTCCCCTTTGACTTCGAGAGGAGCGTGGACGACTGGGTCTTCATGTGTTTCTTCGTCGGGAACGACTTCCTCCCTCACCTGCCGTCTTTGGAAATCAG AGAGGGGGCCATAGATCGACTGGTGAAAATCTACAAAGACGTGGTGCACAAAACCGGA GGCTACCTGACGGAGAACGGCTACGTCAACCTGGAGCGTGTGGAGATGATCATGGAGGCGTTGGGCGTGGCCGAGGACAACATCTTCAAGAAACGCAAAGAGGACGCC GACTCCTTCAAGAGAAGAATGAAAGACAAACGACAGCGGATGAAG AGGGAGCAGCAAGGCCCCTCCTTCATTACCGGCGGCCATTTTGCACCGCACGCCCTGGGGAGAGGTCGCGGGCCGGGCGCCGTGGAAAACGCTCGCCAGCAAGCCTACGACATGAGGATGGACTGCAACAGG GATGCTGCTCAGAATCTGAAGGCCATGATGAAGAATGGCGGCGGAGGCAAC TCGGCGGGCCCCAGCCAGGACGGGACCAACCGAGGCGTCAAGAGGAAAGCGGACAGCGACGACGAGCCCGAGCCGGAAGACAACGTCAG GTTGTGGGAAGACGGCTGGAAACAGCGCTACTACAAAACCAAGTTTGACGTGGAAGCGTCCGACGACGGCTTCCGGCAGAAAGTGGTTCAGTCCTACGTGGAGGGGCTTTGCTGGGTGCTGCGCTACTACTACCAG GGGTGCGCCTCCTGGAAGTGGTACTTCCCCTTTCACTACGCCCCCTTCGCCTCCGACTTCAAAAACATTGAAGGAATGTTTTCCGACTTTGAGAAAGGAACCAAACCG TTCAAGCCCCTGGAGCAACTGATGAGTGTGTTCCCCGCCGCCAGCGGCAACTTCCTCCCCGAGACGTGGCGAAACCTGATGACGAGTACC GAATCTTCCATCATTGACTTCTACCCCGACGACTTTGCCCTAGACCTGAATGGGAAAAAGTTTGCCTGGCAAG GCGTGGCCCTGTTGCCGTTTGTGGACGAACGGCGTCTGCGGGCGGCGCTGACCGCGGTCTACCCGGACCTCACCGACGAGGAAG AGAGGAGAAACAGTCTGGGAAGCGACATGATGTTCGTCAGGAAGTCTCACCCCTTGTCGGACTTTGTCCTGGAATTCTACAATGCGGAATCTCACGAG CCCACGGAGGTGCCCGCCGATCTCTGTCACGGAATCCAAGGTACACTATCTCTGGACGACAACCCCATCCTACCAGATAA GATCCTGGCCTCGCCCATCCCCACGCTGAGGGACATCACCAAGAACTGCGCCGTCGG agtcaAGTTCCAGGATCCCCAGTTTGCCGAGGACTTTGTCTTCAAAGCCGTCATCCTTCCCGGAGCCAA GATTCCCACAAACGTGTTGAAGCCGGGGGACTGGGATAGACGGGAGAACCAGCCGTGGAGACCCCAGCTGGGTTTCAACCCCAACAGGCAACAGGCTCACTTGGACCAGTCAGGCTTCCGAGCTCTGGG CCACTCCATCAGGAaccaaggaggaggaggaggaggaggaggaggccagTACAGCAACACCCCGCCTCCCGGCAATTACCACCGCCCCGGAAACTTCCGCTCCGGGCACGGCGGCCATCAGCAAGACTTCCAAC GCTCGGGTTCCCGATCGGCGGCGCCGGCGGCCTTTCAGCACAACCCTGGCTTTCAGCG GCATCAaccgcagcagcagcagcagtaccgcggcggtggcggtggcggtggcggtggcggtggctgGGACCGAGGCATGCAGTCGCAGCGGGGGGCGTACCAAGGAAACGGCGGTCGGGGTGGCTACCAGCAGCAAGGCAGAAGCAATTGGCGCGGGCAGCCCTATcag AGCCACAACAGAGGCGGTTACTCCATGCCACCGCAGTCCGGAAGATACAACTGGAAATGA
- the LOC144064708 gene encoding thyroid transcription factor 1-like → MSASPGRRSRTPFSVSDILHGPMEDVYRRVEPSQGSGPVVRYQQQQHHHQQQHHHQHPRQHMHLQAQVVPAPHISGSLGGGFCGGGHEMTAYQDGTARAAWYGGPQTRYTPISRLVGSCGGGMTASASFCESAWSAPAPPPPPRRKRRVLFSQAQVVELERRFKQQKYLSAPEREHLAALVHLSPNQVKIWFQNHRYKLKRQVKDGDGDGADAGDKDKAGGGTLPPTLAEAPPDRTGTGGSGSGPTSSALLYGRTW, encoded by the exons ATGTCCGCGAGCCCCGGCAGACGCTCTCGCACCCCCTTCTCGGTCAGCGACATCCTGCACGGCCCCATGGAGGACGTGTACCGTAGGGTGGAGCCGAGCCAGGGTTCGGGCCCAGTGGTCCGCTATCAGCAACAGCAGCATCATCATCAGCAGCAGCATCATCATCAGCACCCTCGGCAGCATATGCATCTGCAAGCGCAAGTGGTCCCGGCGCCCCACATTTCGGGCTCTCTCGGCGGGGGGTTCTGTGGAGGCGGCCACGAGATGACGGCCTACCAAGACGGCACCGCCAGGGCGGCCTGGTACGGCGGGCCTCAAACAAGATACACACCAA TCTCCCGGTTGGTGGGCTCCTGCGGCGGTGGGATGACGGCCTCGGCCTCCTTCTGCGAGTCGGCGTGGTCGGCccccgctcctcctcctcctcctcgacgCAAGCGGCGGGTCCTGTTCTCGCAGGCCCAAGTGGTGGAGCTGGAGCGCCGCTTCAAGCAGCAAAAGTATCTGTCGGCCCCGGAGAGGGAGCACCTGGCCGCCCTGGTCCACCTCAGCCCCAACCAAGTCAAAATTTGGTTCCAGAACCACCGCTACAAGCTCAAGCGGCAGGTCAAGGACGGGGACGGGGACGGTGCCGATGCCGGGGACAAGGACAAGGCCGGCGGAGGCACGTTGCCTCCGACGTTAGCCGAGGCGCCGCCGGACCGCACCGGTACCGGCGGAAGCGGCTCCGGTCCCACTTCCTCCGCTTTGCTCTACGGCAGAACTTGGTAG
- the LOC144064710 gene encoding protein CEBPZOS-like, with translation MSGKALPPLAKKLMKGLIVAEVLGILGAYGLFRAMDQSQDFRSSVNRRLPSILEVYYKSNEMAGVYGARQRDLEAWSERR, from the exons ATGTCGGGCAAAGCTCTGCCACCGCTGGCCAAGAAGCTGATGAAGGGCCTCATCGTGGCCGAAGTGCTGGGCATCTTGGGAGCGTACGGGCTTTTCCGCGCCATGGACCAGAGCCAAG ATTTCCGGAGCAGCGTGAACAGAAGGCTTCCGTCCATTTTGGAAG TTTACTACAAGTCCAACGAAATGGCGGGCGTCTACGGCGCGCGGCAGAGAGACTTGGAAGCCTGGTCGGAACGGCGTTGA
- the cebpz gene encoding CCAAT/enhancer-binding protein zeta, whose translation MTRYCFLFRVVRPHASSMAPTNRVGKKAKASPKWTKRAQEDDTKDENSDLEDSDMDLAEKKPAGEAGDFTLEEVLRLGGTKADFTLLSNLDASNELEDGGKKGAIDDLEEGELEKFIEKLGVRQFAHVQIVAEQTEEEEEEEKELPEKQQAEKPDREKSSVDKKEQKKKAKESKKVRAAAAAKQDVFEFRPRKVLLVKAGGKWYQSEYSAEGSQSPQDPQLTSSYRTLARQLYEADVALFKSQKKLQKGANSAWVKTVVSAGVLADRMAAVTLLVQDAPVHTLEHVEALVAMVGKKGGRRAGLMALDTLRELLLSELLPEERKLRPFEQRPLDRLEEMASGNRDVRDRRLLLWYFEHLLKQQVTRLVASLDEASHDTVAATKAKALDTAFRLLCERPEQERALLAQVVNKLGDPEYKTAAKASHLMETLLHRHPNMKTVVCCEVERLMFRANVGARAQYYAACFLNQVRLSHDEKDLAARLVSVYFAFFQARVAERDVGSKMLGALLTGVNRAYPYAKDDDRAVEEQTDTLFRVAHQTKFNTGVQALMLLFQVMNSRQSLSDRFYVALYRKILDGGLSASDRHNMFLNLLYKSLKEDTALRRIRAFLKRLLQVGAQQGAGFACAVLFLFSELARVKPALKTAVHHCTKDAEETFKDLPEDEEELFEDADKTEEGESKTKPEARPAASWVHRQNLEGTPKMQTYQPLHRNPLFCAADCDSIWELHGLSRHYHPSASLFAKTLLQGDSIQYSGDPLQDFTLMRFLDRFVFRNPKQSMGKQNTDATVMKPKRKDPGVFLAVNSQEFLAKEESQISADQIFFYRFFKKKQQEEADLRRPKRDNDTESVVDVDDDEFEKILDSCEGDSYFADFPDADLDFAGNVTGKKRKKRADDDDDSDDGSDPDDLDDEEMSLGSMDAQDFGEDDDDMDEEGGTFMDELEDQDEDGDDLDFDEDHIPEAKPPSKKAKRKPKEEPTLGSRAGKKRRQGDKDGNGEVFAAAEEFGCLLDDNAGAKVDSVGPDAMANADKAGLKQLKWERQRHDWIHNRDAKSMRRKKAAFNNKKRLRRAPGRK comes from the exons ATGACGCGTTACTGTTTCCTCTTCCGGGTTGTCCGTCCTCACGCTAGCAGCATGGCTCCCACAAACAGGGTGGGAAAAAAGGCCAAAGCGTCGCCGAAATGGACAAAACGAGCACAGGAAGACGACACAAAGGACGAAAACAGCGATTTGGAGGACAGTGACATGGatttagcagaaaaaaaacctgcggGGGAGGCGGGCGACTTCACTTTGGAAGAAGTTTTGCGGCTCGGTGGCACGAAG GCCGACTTCACGCTCCTGTCCAACTTGGACGCGTCCAACGAGCTGGAGGACGGAGGGAAAAAAGGCGCCATAGACGACCTGGAGGAGGGCGAGCTGGAGAAGTTCATTGAAAAATTGGGCGTCCGCCAGTTTGCCCACGTGCAGATTGTGGCCGAGCAgacggaggaggaagaggaggaggaaaaagagCTTCCCGAAAAGCAGCAAGCCGAGAAGCCCGATCGGGAAAAATCTTCCGTAGATAAGAAGGAGCAGAAGAAGAAAGCAAAAGAGAGCAAAAAAGtcagggcggcggcggcggcgaaacAGGACGTGTTCGAGTTCCGCCCCAGGAAAGTCCTGCTGGTGAAAGCCGGCGGCAAGTGGTACCAATCGGAGTACAGCGCCGAGGGCTCGCAGAGCCCGCAGGATCCGCAACTGACGTCCTCCTACCGGACGCTGGCCCGCCAACTGTACGAGGCCGACGTGGCGCTCTTCAAGAGCCAGAAGAAGCTCCAGAAGGGCGCCAACTCGGCCTGGGTCAAGACGGTGGTGTCGGCCGGGGTCCTGGCCGACCGCATGGCGGCCGTCACGCTCCTGGTCCAGGACGCGCCCGTGCACACGCTGGAGCACGTGGAGGCCCTGGTGGCCATGGTGGGCAAGAAGGGCGGGCGGCGCGCCGGCCTCATGGCGCTGGACACGCTGCGCGAGCTGCTCCTGTCCGAGCTGCTGCCCGAGGAGCGCAAGCTGCGCCCCTTTGAGCAGCGCCCCCTAGACAGGCTGGAGGAGATGGCCAGCGGCAACCGCGACGTCCGCGACCGACGCCTGCTCCTCTGGTACTTTGAGCATCTCCTCAAGCAGCAG GTGACCCGCCTGGTGGCGTCGCTGGACGAGGCCTCGCACGACACGGTGGCGGCCACCAAGGCCAAGGCCCTGGACACGGCCTTCCGGCTGCTGTGCGAGCGCCCCGAGCAGGAGCGGGCGCTCCTGGCGCAGGTGGTCAACAAGCTGGGCGACCCCGAGTACAAGACGGCGGCCAAGGCCTCGCACCTGATGGAGACGCTGCTGCACCGCCACCCCAACATGAAGACGGTGGTGTGCTGCGAGGTGGAGCGCCTCATGTTCCGCGCCAACGTGGGCGCCAGGGCGCAGTACTATGCCGCCTGCTTCCTCAACCAG GTGCGGCTGAGCCACGATGAGAAGGACCTGGCGGCCAGGCTGGTGTCGGTCTACTTTGCCTTCTTCCAGGCCCGCGTGGCCGAGCGCGACGTGGGCTCCAAGATGCTGGGGGCGCTGCTGACCGGCGTCAACCGGGCCTACCCGTACGCCAAGGACGACGACCGGGCGGTGGAGGAGCAGACGGACACGCTGTTCCGCGTGGCGCACCAGACCAAGTTCAACACGGGCGTGCAGGCGCTCATGCTGCTCTTCCAGGTCATGAACTCGCGCCAGAGCCTCTCGGACCGCTTCTACGTGGCGCTCTACCG GAAGATCCTGGACGGCGGCCTGTCGGCGTCCGACCGCCACAACATGTTCCTCAACCTCCTGTACAAGTCGCTGAAGGAGGACACGGCGCTGCGGCGGATCCGCGCCTTCCTCAAGCGCCTGCTGCAGGTGGGCGCCCAGCAAGGGGCCGGCTTCGCCTGCGccgtcctcttcctcttctccgAGCTGGCGCGGGTCAAGCCGGCGCTCAAGACGGCCGTGCACCACTGCACCAAG GACGCGGAAGAGACGTTCAAAGACCTCCCCGAAGACGAAGAGGAGCTCTTCGAGGACGCCGACAAGACGGAGGAGGGGGAGTCCAAGACGAAACCCGAGGCGCGTCCGGCGGCGTCCTGGGTCCACCGTCAGAACCTAGAAG GTACTCCGAAAATGCAGACGTACCAGCCGCTGCACAGGAACCCCTTGTTCTGCGCCGCCGATTGCGACAGCATCTGGGAACTGCACGGG TTGTCACGCCACTACCACCCCTCGGCGTCCCTTTTCGCCAAAACGCTCCTGCAG GGGGACTCCATCCAGTACTCCGGAGACCCCCTGCAGGACTTTACGCTCATGCGCTTCCTTGACAGATTTGTCTTTCGAAACCCCAAACAGTCCATGGGCAAAC AGAACACTGACGCGACGGTCATGAAGCCCAAGCGGAAAGATCCCGGTGTCTTTTTAGCAG TCAACAGCCAAGAGTTTCTGGCCAAAGAAGAAAGCCAAATCTCCGCCGATCAAATCTTCTTTTACCG CTTCTTCAAGAAGAAGCAGCAGGAGGAGGCGGATCTTCGCCGGCCCAAACGCGACAACGACACGGAGAGCGTGGTGGACGTGGACGACGACGAGTTTGAGAAGATTCTCG ACTCGTGCGAAGGCGACTCGTACTTTGCCGACTTCCCGGACGCGGACCTGGACTTTGCCGG gaaCGTTACGGGCAAAAAACGCAAAAAGAGagccgacgacgacgacgactcgGACGACGGATCGGATCCGGACGACCTGGACGACGAGGAAATGTCGCTGGGCAGCATGGACGCCCAGGACTTTGGAGAAGACGACGACGACATGGACGAGGAGGGAGGAACCTTCATggacg AACTAGAAGACCAGGATGAAGACGGAGATGATCTGGACTTTG atGAAGACCACATCCCAGAAGCCAAGCCTCCTTCCAAGAAAGCCAAGAGAAAGCCAAAGGAGGAGCCCACTTTAG GATCCCGAGCGGGAAAGAAGAGGCGCCAGGGAGACAAAGACGGCAACGGGGAAGTTTTTGCGGCGGCCGAGGAG TTCGGATGCCTGCTGGACGACAACGCCGGCGCCAAAGTGGACAGCGTCGGACCGGACGCCATGGCCAACGCCGACAAAGCGG GCTTGAAGCAGCTGAAGTGGGAGCGTCAGCGACACGACTGGATCCACAATCGCGACGCCAAGTCCATGCGACGTAAGAAGGCCGCCTTCAACAACAAGAAGCGCCTGCGGCGTGCTCCCGGGAGGAAGTAG